In the Penaeus chinensis breed Huanghai No. 1 chromosome 31, ASM1920278v2, whole genome shotgun sequence genome, one interval contains:
- the LOC125041852 gene encoding rhodopsin-like, which yields MSSWNSPVQDTVLPSTNPYGNYTVVDTVPESMLHMVHSHWYQFPPMNPLWYGLLGFWMTVMGTLSIAGNFVVIWVFMNTKSLRSPANLLVVNLAISDFFMMLTMTPPLLVNAYWGTWVLGAFFCEIYAFFGSFFGCVSIWSMVFITADRYNVIVKGMSAEPLTSGGAMLRIAGTWLFTLAWCLPPFFGWNRYVPEGNMLACGTDYLTETELSRSYLYVYSVWVYLFPLAYIIYSYTFIVQAVAAHEKGMREQAKKMGIKSLRSEEAQKTSAECRLCKVALMTVTLWFVAWTPYFVINWGGMFNKPIVTPLFSIWGSVFAKANAVYNPIVYAISHPKYRAALEKKLPCLSCATEGQDGGSDAGSTATAETSEKTESA from the coding sequence ATGTCGTCTTGGAACAGCCCAGTTCAGGACACTGTCCTTCCATCCACCAATCCCTATGGGAACTATACAGTGGTGGACACTGTACCAGAAAGCATGCTCCATATGGTGCATTCTCACTGGTACCAGTTCCCTCCAATGAATCCTCTCTGGTATGGTCTTCTCGGCTTCTGGATGACTGTCATGGGAACTTTGTCTATAGCTGGTAACTTTGTTGTCATCTGGGTATTCATGAATACCAAGAGTTTGCGATCACCTGCCAACCTGTTAGTTGTCAACTTAGCCATCTCCGACTTCTTTATGATGCTCACCATGACTCCTCCTCTTCTGGTCAATGCTTATTGGGGAACGTGGGTTCTCGGAGCATTCTTCTGTGAGATCTATGCCTTCTTCGGTTCATTCTTCGGCTGCGTGTCCATCTGGTCCATGGTCTTCATCACTGCTGACCGATACAACGTCATCGTCAAGGGAATGTCTGCTGAACCTCTCAcatctggtggagccatgttgaGGATTGCTGGCACTTGGCTTTTCACTCTTGCCtggtgccttcctcccttcttcggatGGAACCGTTATGTGCCTGAGGGTAACATGCTTGCATGTGGTACTGACTACTTGACCGAGACTGAACTCTCCAGGAGCTATCTGTACGTCTACTCTGTATGGGtatatcttttccctcttgcCTACATCATCTACAGCTACACTTTCATCGTTCAGGCTGTCGCTGCTCACGAGAAGGGAATGCGAGAACAGGCCAAGAAGATGGGAATCAAGTCTCTGAGAAGTGAGGAAGCTCAGAAGACCTCAGCTGAGTGCCGTCTGTGCAAGGTTGCTCTCATGACCGTGACTCTGTGGTTCGTAGCATGGACCCCCTACTTCGTCATCAACTGGGGAGGCATGTTCAACAAACCCATTGtcactcctcttttctccatctgggGTTCCGTCTTCGCCAAGGCCAACGCCGTCTACAACCCCATCGTGTACGCCATCAGCCACCCCAAGTACCGAGCTGCCCTTGAGAAGAAGCTGCCTTGCCTATCCTGTGCTACTGAGGGCCAAGATGGAGGTTCTGACGCCGGATCCACTGCTACTGCTGAAACGTCTGAGAAGACCGAGTCTGCCTAA